Within Limanda limanda chromosome 17, fLimLim1.1, whole genome shotgun sequence, the genomic segment CACTACGCTGGAATGCGTTTTTTTTTACGCAGATGGATTGCGTTTGTTTTCCAGCAGCATGCGTGGATCAGAAGTGACCGcacctctcttccctccttcctcactTTAAAGCTCTTTAAAACTAAATGTGCAAAACATGATTTGCTTTTatgattatttgtatttaaaatatcttgCGGGTTTTTAAAGCGATAGTGTTCTGTGAAACCAACTCGAGGATTTGTAGTTTCTGACTTTAAAACCCTGAGCGTTTTTCAGAACCATCGGGAAGAAATTAAGAGTTCCTTCTCTCTACGTTTGAATGTAAGAGGATACTTTCACATTGAGGTAAACATTGCGGTTGGGGGATGTGGAGCGAGGAGTGAGGATGTGGCGCCACCTGGCGACGGCACCGCGCCTTGCAAGGGGGGTTTGGTGGAACTTTTAAAAATCCATGAGGTTCTGACTTCTacttgtctttttatttattctatagCTCTACTTGAAAACTCAAAATGCTGCTCATCCTGCTCGGAGTGCTCGTCATGCACTTGATCATTCTCGTCCTCCTCATCGTGTCCACGGCAGCAAGTGTAAGtccaactttttatttttcatttcactcttaaATGCTGTAAAATGGGAAATGAGAAGGAGTGAGCACAGACTCTAGCTGTGTTATTGCAATGACTATTTATTATCATGGCCGGTGCATATGACTTCCCTCCTGGTGCGGATGCTGCCATGTATTTAAAtgactgtgttgttgtgtgtaccAGGCCTGGTCTGTAGGTGGGGATGTTACCTCAGATCTATGGTACAGCTGCACGACAAACAACGGAGGCTACCACTGCAAGCCGGCCAGCAATGAAGGTTTGTCGGCGTCCTCGGAAAATCAAACTGAACCAACAGAGCAACAGTAATGAACGTGTTGAAAATCACATCCCCCCTCCATCTGTTCTGCTCCGTCCTCTCAGACTGGATCCAGGCGGTGCAGGCCCTCATGATCCTGTCCCtgctcttctgcttcttctccctCATCGCCTTCGTCTTCCAGCTCTTCAAACTCCTGAAGGGCGGACGCTTCTTCTTCACCGCCATCTTCCAGATCTTGGCCAGTGAGTATGACTTCATCCCATGCCGAGCCGGTCACACCCTGGAGCCGATGGTGGAGGGCGGAGGAGCAGTGAGCTCATCCGATATGTTCCCTGCAAATTCCTCCACATTCCTCCTCACGCCCTCCTGTCGTCCCCTCCCTAGGTTTGTTCGTGATGTGCGCGGCGATCATCTACACCGTGATGATTCCCGACGACAACAGGCAGTTCGGCTACGCCTACGTGCTGGCCTGGGTCgccttccccctctctctcatcaGTGGCCTCATTTATATCGTCCTGAGGAAGAAAGAATGAGAGCCGGGAGCAAGGGGGAGCAaagcagaggggagggggaggtggtaCGGAGGAGACCCCTTCCACCACAACACCGCACTGTGCCTACTGCCCACAGACCAGAGACTGACATCCTGACAATACAACAAAAGTGCATGTGTCACTGACAATTGGGAAACACAATAAGCAGATGTTGATCGCTGCAGGTGATCTCGCTTCACCGCGGTTTATGATTCCATCACCGGCTCCGTGAATTCCAaactaacaccccccccccaaacgaTCCCCATGGCGACGCTGTGTCCTcgtaatgtgtttttcaatttgTCGGTGACATGTTGACTTTTGTTGCACGAATCCATCATGTGTGATGACGACGACGAGATCATCCTGCCTTCCTTCAGTACAAAGATGTACATAGTGTCTGTGGTTTTTAGAcatatttataacatttttacatacatttttgtaCATATTGTTGTCAAGTTAACATTGTCGTGCTCGTTTTCGTGATGGAGCTTGTGTCTCGTCACAAACCTTACAGCTGTGCCAAAGAGATGCCGCTTCAACTGCCAGAGTGTCAAGCTTCTTCCAAAACCCTTGTTCGTctgttttgagtttgttttgaaCAATGTGCCTTACTTAGAATATCTCTGTTCTTCTTGAAGGAAAATGAGTAAATCCTccgaaaaatgtaaaagtagtTATAAACACgagaagtttttttttcctgaattaTCTTTTTACTTGATATGCCAACTAAGAAATGTTTTGAATTTTGTAATCTAATGGTGCTTTTTTATCTACTATTCTTGAAATGTATAGCCTACTTTGTGTTGCAAGCGTCATGTCCTGTGATTAATTTGCTTTGTACAaaactgtttcctttttttgtcaGTATTCTTCTAAATAAACCTTTTGAAATTAATTCTGCTGGAATTTTCAATAAGTAAAGTATGTATTTACAGTAGATTTTTACAATGAGAAAATAGGACCTATTTCTTCTTACTCTGAAGAAATAGGTCTATTCTATTTCTTCTTACTCTGAAATATTGGGTGTAGCCGAGGACAAGCAAATGACACATATTTGGGAAACTGACCTGTAGGTCACACACGCCTCCTTGTAGTAGCTAAATTGTTCCACACGGTGGAGCTATGACATTCAATACCATATTCATGTGGGGAAAACATTCCCAACATCCTGTTATTCATCTGGGGAAATATTGTGATATGGTTGAAATACCTGAACAAAACAGAATTAAACAAGaaagttatttttgtttatacTGCAATTTTCACAAAAAAGAGTCACAAAGTACTTTGCAAGGCAACAAAAAGTTAAACACAGAGTTGTACAGGCTCatacaacagaaaacacagagaaaaacaaagcagtATTCAGGCATGATGCTGTACTTTACTCATTCAGTATAGTGAGATGTTGTAGTGACAGAATTATCTCAAAATAATCAAGTCAGTCAAAGCCTTTGAACGTATGATTTCTCTTTTACTTGTTCACAGTGCAATGCAAATGTTTCCAACAACTTCTGAGTAAAACTCCACTTTGTATTTTTAGATAAATCCTAAAATCTATATACAATTACAATCCCTGACTAacttgaaaatatgaaaaaactaaaaaatacaaAGTGCTCCTCAGAAAAGAGACTAGAAAAGAGATTCCAAGACAAATCAAATGTTGAACAAATGGTCATTTTTTGTCGCTGATATAATTTTGGAATTAGAAATACACTGGAGCAACCATGTGCACATGTCGCAGTGTGAGTTCATTGGTCTATTTTACAATTACATCATCATTAGATCTCATAAGGATGAATATTCACATGTacaactatttattttttcttacagTTTTCTATCTTCTCACTTCAGGTCCACATATTATCATCTATACAGCAAATATCAGACACTGCTCAGCCAGTCAATGCTCATGGGCATTGAGGATTATGTTTGAGGATCCAATTCCCTATTATTCCACTAGGTGGCGATGGCAACACACTTTTCCTGCTTGGACAACTGGTAACAGCAcagtggcttttttttttaaagctttttagaAAAAAGTTAAATCTATGTAGATTGTTATTTGACACATATGTTTTAGAAAACGTCGCTGCTCCTCCCTACCGAGCAGCCgactctgtttcctgtttaaagcACATACAATACTGGGGTAACGTGACACTAATCTTCTCTTGCTCCCTCTCAGAAGTTGACACCACAGTGGATTATTGAAATAGGATTCTGCCTTTGATCAAAAGAACTTTATAGACTTCACACTTCCCAGCAGAAACCAAGTTTGTGGCTGCAACTGCTCAATATGCACACGACGTTCCACCAAGAGACGACTGCTTAACTACACAACATCAAACCTTACCCAGAATAAACctctacatttctgtttatcAGTGATAAAAAATACCAGATATCAGATTTTACATCCTCTGTGTTTGTACGCAAAATCGGACCTGTGTTAGAATGCAATAATAAGAACTgaaaaaattgaaattattatcagtaaaatgttttatctgCAAACTAACTTCTCATAGTGCACATTAAGACCCAGCAGTCTACTTATGAAACCAGATAAAAGATCCAAATTTTGGACAAACTAATAATTATCAGTCcccttatcttttttttaaatcaaaatacatcaattattccctgagaaatcaacaaaaatctTAAATGATGTGATGATGATATGATAAATAATTCCCGGCTCCTCCCCCTGATCTGGGTCAGCACCAGCATTTAATGGGTTCCTCTATGACACATTCAGCCACACGTCATGGAAATTGCTTCtctagtttttgcataatcctgctgactaacagaACAAACGCTgacgaaaacataacctccaaaGCGGAAGTACGAACAGATGGTGAACTTTAACAGTTGAGTTATTGCCTCTCTCACTTTAATTTTCTCTCAAAGCTTCCTGTCAGTTCCATGGTACCCTTACATGACATAAATCAGAGCATCTCCAGGCTCATGTAGCCATGAAAGATAAACAGACGCCAAGGTACAGGTACCATTAATTTCACATGCAACCCAGAGCCATCTCTGCAAACACGTGTTTACTGTACGCTCACATGCACCAATCCAGCATGtttagatgcacacacacacacacacacacacaaacatggatcACATCCTGTGCACAACCTATTTGCAttttgtgcagcagctgagttTTTGGCTGCTGGACAAGCAGCCGCAGGATTAAAATCTCATTCTCAGGTTCAGTGGTTAAAAGAGCTTCTCCTCTCATCAGGCCCAACACAAAAGAGAGAACAGTTAATGCTGCAGTGGTAAAAGTCCCTGGGCATACAGATAACATATTGGGGGTGTCAAGAAAACTCTGGAGGCCTATAATGGCCTCACAGCTCCATTTCAAACGTAGTTAACCTTAAGGGTTATTTATCACTGGGAGGGTCACTGGGGGCCGCTAGTATTTACTGCAGGACATGCTGGATGGGGGAGAGGGGACTGGGAGGA encodes:
- the LOC133023167 gene encoding peripheral myelin protein 22-like, with protein sequence MLLILLGVLVMHLIILVLLIVSTAASAWSVGGDVTSDLWYSCTTNNGGYHCKPASNEDWIQAVQALMILSLLFCFFSLIAFVFQLFKLLKGGRFFFTAIFQILASLFVMCAAIIYTVMIPDDNRQFGYAYVLAWVAFPLSLISGLIYIVLRKKE